The window CGCCGTAGCTCACTGCCGGGAGCTGGGGATCATGGCCGTCGAGATGGAGGCGGCCGCTCTCTATGCCTTCGCGGAGGCAAGACATCAGTCGGTTGTTTGCCTTGCGCACGTGACTAATCGGATGGCACGCGCCGAGGGTGATTTCGAGAAAGGGGTCGCAGGCGGTAGTCAGGATGCTCTGCAGGCGGTTGCCCTCGTCGCACGTGCATGGATGAGCCACTAATCCGCGCCCAGTACGTAAATCCACATGCGGGCAGCCGACGAACGGTGTCTAACTTCAGCTTGCAGCGCACGGCGCAGGAGCGCCGCCGCTGAACCTGGGCGTTCGGCGCATCTGCGCGTACCCAGAACCGCATCATGACGATAGAGAACCGTCAGCTGATCGGGCGCTATGGGACTCAGTGGGCCCGGAACACGGAGAACATCAAGGCGCTGCGTGCCCAGGGCATCCGTGAGCAGATTCGCAAGCCCCAGGCGCTGACGGATCGTCCCTTCGGCGTCAATCTGGTCCCACCTGTGACGCCCCCACAGGGTTTCGAGGCACAACTCGAGGTCTGTCTCGAGGAAAGGGTATCCGTGGTCTCGCTCTTCTGGTGTGACCCGGCGCCCTTTGTGGAGCGTTGCCGCGCAGCCGGGGTGGTTGTGATGCTCCAGGTCAATGGCCGCTGGGTCATCGAAACAAGGCACCGTGGGAAGGCATGGGAGGTTATCGTAGAGCCGGACCACGAGCGGCGGTTGCTGGTCGTCGTGACCGCGTACCCGGTCTGGGAGTGAGGGAAATGAACAACTCCTACTTGGAAGTCACGTTTCGGCACGGTCGTGCCCTGGCGGCCTACCTCTACCTTCCACGGAGGCCGAACGACAAGAGCTATCGGACGGAAAGGGCGGCGCCGGGATTGGTGATTGACTTCAACCGAAATGGCAAGCCCATTGGCATCGAGATCACCGCACCAGCCAAGTTGTCCGCGGGGGCACTCAACCGGGTCTTGCGTCGGTTGCGCCTGCCGACCCTGACGCGCGCCGACCTAGCGCCCCTTCGAGCTGCGTGACATCCCAGGCTCTCGCTAACCAGCGTCTCCAGCCGACGGCCGGCGCGAAGCACAACGTTGAACCGTAGCGGCGTCGCGCCGGCCGCGGCTGAGACGCGGCGTTAGCCCGCACAGTGGAGAACAACTATGGGAAAGAGACGAACTCTGGCCGATGACGAAGCCGATCGGCAGCGGGTCCTGGAGTACGTACGGGCGCGGCCAGGAGAAAGTTGCCAGGAAGCGGAAATCAAGAACATGACGGGCGTCGCCAAGAGCCGCGTGCGAAACCTAGTGCGTGGCGTTCTCGGTATCGACCCGGTGGAGCTTGAGGCTGGGGCTGTTCGCTGGTGTCCGCCCGAAAAGCCGAACGAGAGCTCCAAGGGGAGCTGAATTATCATAAGCGTGCGCGAGACTCGGCGTCAGTTCACGGAGATGGCGAGACCCCGGGCGGAAGGTGGTGTGCCTTCGCGAATCCGTGTAACGAGGCGCTTCAGCGGGCTCGCGTTGCTCGCTCCGCGGCCGCTGAGCGTGAACGCTAGACGTATGCACGGAAGGGAAGCGCAGTGACGGCGAGCCTGGGGTTCCGGCTGTCAGCCATCGTGGGCGATCAATACCCAGAGATGGAGGTTCCGCCTGTCGACGAGCTGCTTGCCAGACTTCAAACTGGCGAGGTGTCCGGTGAGGCTGTGATCTACCCGACGACTGGCGATTTCCCCCGGGCGATGATTGACTGGCATGCGGGCCACGGGTTCGTCCTGCTGTGTTTCGACAACGAAGCCTCTCGAGGCCACTTCTTGGCACGGGGTCCGGTGACCAGCCAGCCCTCCGTGTCGATTGTCCTTGGCGGTCAGGCGATGGAGAGGTGGCCGCCTGAGCTCTTCGTTCCCGAGGATCTCGCGGCCGACGGCCTGCGCGTCTTTGTCGATGCCGGCCAGCGCAAGCCAAGCCTCAGGTGGGTACGCCTGGATCGGTTTCGTCGCGAGGTGGTGTGGGAAGGGCGCGCCGCGCGGAGCGCGTGGGAAGAGAGGCAACGGCGACATGGCGACGCGCGCTGACGTATACTGATGACGGGAGGTGACTGATGAGGTACAAGATCGCCCTGCGGAAAACAGAGGAGGGGTACAGCGTATCGGTGCCGGGCCT is drawn from Candidatus Rokuibacteriota bacterium and contains these coding sequences:
- a CDS encoding DUF2283 domain-containing protein — encoded protein: MNNSYLEVTFRHGRALAAYLYLPRRPNDKSYRTERAAPGLVIDFNRNGKPIGIEITAPAKLSAGALNRVLRRLRLPTLTRADLAPLRAA